One Lagenorhynchus albirostris chromosome 8, mLagAlb1.1, whole genome shotgun sequence genomic region harbors:
- the FIGNL1 gene encoding fidgetin-like protein 1, which produces MQVSGSRSVHLSEWQKNYFAITSGTCPSGEKADAYRAQILRIQYAWANSEISQVCAARLFRIYAEKYSAVIDSDSVETGLNNYAENILTLARSRQTDSDKWKSGLSINNVFQMSNVQEMMHAGSKSRDSLLAPADESVVIHRAAAVFDLPKFSVCGGSGESDPLTNSAHGADRTKDSPEGSPLKCLQNAQPPLVTDTTKTCPTVSGPFGESATAKFHATPLFGNVKKENYNFPKANTGLSVFSSNQSCFPSGFENPREMKAFYGSGAIDALSTPVMNKAFSKTEDNGQREESGLPTFKTAKEQLWVDQKKYHQPQRASGSSHGSVKKSLGASRSRGIFGKFVPPVPKQDGGGQGGGTQYKPHGAGAADPAHPVDERLKNLEPKMIELIMNEIMDRGPPVNWEDIAGVEFAKTTIKEIVVWPMMRPDIFTGLRGPPKGILLFGPPGTGKTLIGKCIASQSGATFFSISASSLTSKWVGEGEKMVRALFAVARCQQPAVIFIDEIDSLLSQRGDGEHESSRRIKTEFLVQLDGAATSSEDRILVVGATNRPQEIDEAARRRLVKRLYIPLPEASARKQIVINLMSEEHCCLSEEEVDLVVQHSGGFSGADMTQLCREASLGPIRSLQAADIATVTPDQVRPIAYSDFEDAFRTVRPSVSPEDLELYENWNRTFGCGK; this is translated from the coding sequence ATGCAGGTCTCTGGCTCCAGGTCTGTACACTTGAGTGAATGGCAGAAGAATTACTTTGCAATTACGTCTGGCACGTGTCCATCAGGAGAGAAGGCAGACGCGTACCGAGCACAGATTCTCCGCATTCAGTATGCATGGGCAAACTCTGAGATCTCCCAGGTCTGTGCTGCCAGACTGTTCAGAATATATGCAGAGAAATATTCTGCAGTTATTGATTCTGACAGTGTTGAAACTGGCTTGAATAACTATGCAGAAAACATTTTAACTCTAGCAAGATCTCGGCAAACTGACAGTGACAAGTGGAAGTCTGGATTGTCAATAAATAACGTGTTCCAAATGAGTAATGTGCAGGAAATGATGCACGCTGGCAGCAAATCCAGAGACTCTCTGTTGGCACCTGCAGATGAGTCAGTAGTCATCCACAGAGCGGCCGCTGTCTTTGATCTTCCTAAATTTAGTGTTTGTGGTGGTTCTGGGGAGAGTGACCCATTAACTAACTCAGCCCATGGTGCCGATAGGACCAAAGACTCCCCAGAGGGCAGTCCTTTGAAGTGCCTTCAGAATGCCCAGCCACCTCTGGTCACTGACACCACTAAGACGTGTCCTACGGTCTCAGGACCTTTCGGTGAGTCAGCCACCGCAAAATTCCATGCCACACCATTGTTTGGAAAtgtcaaaaaggaaaattacaactTCCCGAAAGCCAACACAGGACTAAGTGTGTTCTCATCTAATCAGTCTTGTTTTCCTTCTGGCTTTGAAAATCCACGGGAAATGAAAGCTTTTTATGGTTCTGGCGCCATTGATGCACTTTCCACTCCAGTAATGAATAAGGCTTTTAGTAAAACGGAAGATAATGGCCAAAGAGAGGAGAGCGGCCTGCCTACTTTTAAAACTGCAAAAGAACAGCTATGGGTAGATCAGAAAAAGTACCACCAGCCCCAGCGTGCATCAGGGTCTTCACATGGTAGTGTCAAAAAGTCTCTGGGAGCTAGTAGATCCCGAGGGATATTTGGAAAGTTTGTTCCCCCTGTACCTAAGCAAGATGGGGGAGGTCAGGGCGGGGGGACACAGTATAAGCCTCATGGCGCAGGAGCTGCAGACCCAGCACATCCCGTGGATGAGCGTCTGAAGAACTTGGAGCCCAAAATGATTGAACTTATTATGAATGAGATTATGGACCGGGGACCGCCAGTAAATTGGGAAGATATTGCAGGAGTGGAATTTGccaaaaccacaataaaggaGATAGTTGTGTGGCCCATGATGCGGCCAGACATCTTCACTGGCTTACGAGGACCCCCTAAAGGAATTCTGCTCTTCGGTCCTCCTGGGACTGGTAAAACTCTGATTGGCAAGTGCATCGCTAGTCAGTCTGGGGCAACATTCTTTAGTATCTCTGCTTCCTCCTTGACTTCTAAGTGGGTGGGCGAGGGAGAGAAAATGGTCCGTGCATTGTTTGCTGTTGCGCGATGCCAGCAACCAGCTGTGATATTTATTGATGAAATCGATTCCCTATTATCTCAGCGGGGAGATGGCGAGCATGAATCTTCTAGAAGGATAAAAACTGAATTTCTAGTTCAGCTGGATGGAGCAGCCACATCTTCTGAAGATCGTATTCTAGTGGTAGGAGCAACCAATCGGCCCCAGGAGATTGACGAGGCTGCCCGGAGAAGGTTGGTGAAAAGGCTGTATATTCCCCTCCCAGAGGCTTCAGCCAGGAAACAGATAGTCATTAATCTGATGTCAGAGGAGCACTGCTGCCTCAGCGAGGAGGAGGTCGACCTGGTGGTGCAGCACTCTGGTGGGTTCTCGGGGGCTGACATGACGCAGCTCTGCAGGGAGGCGTCTCTGGGTCCTATTCGCAGTTTACAGGCTGCCGACATTGCCACGGTAACGCCGGATCAAGTTCGACCAATAGCTTACAGTGACTTTGAAGATGCCTTCAGAACTGTGCGACCTAGTGTGTCTCCAGAAGATTTGGAGCTTTATGAAAACTGGAACAGGACTTTTGGTTGTGGGAAGTAA